One window of Cellulomonas shaoxiangyii genomic DNA carries:
- a CDS encoding alpha/beta hydrolase: MTTIVVPPRCDAIPEVEGDPAQVRVFVDDLLASAVNVDDLDTFARDSATLEDWSGAAADAYGRHVRAAAADADAISAAVRRVARAGEDYAEAVTDLQRRRGVLAEDRTGFHTARADLLADIRAATEADAAAVRELEDRAAALTTRRTTLVEDVDQLGRDTTAAEQAMLDAMTSYSTLEKARAAVTGGRDLADSALAKPGSPSSGGSPEEVAAWWDSLTEDEQLAVLAAHPEVVGSADGIPATVRDRANRLLLETDVDALELREERGEILPPADSDALANGRAARAALAQGAKEVDPITGEPLVPLLHLYDARAFGGDGKVAIAFGDPDTADHVSVMVPGYSSTGTSAEGNAEAAFNIYESSRFSDPRSSVASIMWIGYDAPSDWDSASVAGEGRAIDGGEALARYVDGLRASRDGSPAHLTVVGHSYGSTTTGHAASDHGLAADDIVLVGSPGAGGGVDHASDLGVGADHVWAGNNSRDPVAGLADNGWLGGHTLFGAGLGNDVGEDDFGANRFDAESTTRGEGLDPFADHTKYFDEDTEALFNIGQIVVGDYDEVLGADHKYDPWYRGPVDPEYDRDPTSRGDRAAEW; the protein is encoded by the coding sequence GTGACGACGATCGTGGTCCCGCCGCGGTGCGACGCGATCCCCGAGGTCGAGGGCGACCCCGCGCAGGTGCGCGTGTTCGTCGACGACCTGCTCGCGTCGGCGGTCAACGTCGACGACCTCGACACGTTCGCGCGCGACTCGGCGACCCTGGAGGACTGGTCGGGCGCCGCCGCCGACGCCTACGGGCGGCACGTGCGGGCCGCCGCGGCCGACGCGGACGCGATCTCGGCCGCCGTGCGCCGCGTCGCGCGTGCCGGGGAGGACTACGCCGAGGCCGTCACCGACCTGCAGCGCCGCCGCGGCGTGCTGGCCGAGGACCGCACCGGGTTCCACACCGCACGCGCCGACCTCCTGGCGGACATCCGGGCGGCCACCGAGGCCGACGCCGCGGCCGTGCGCGAGCTCGAGGACCGTGCGGCCGCGCTGACGACCCGCCGGACGACCCTCGTCGAGGACGTCGACCAGCTGGGCAGGGACACGACCGCGGCCGAGCAGGCGATGCTCGACGCGATGACCTCGTACTCGACGCTCGAGAAGGCGCGGGCGGCGGTCACGGGCGGGCGCGACCTGGCCGACTCGGCGCTCGCGAAGCCGGGCTCGCCGTCCTCGGGCGGCTCGCCCGAGGAGGTCGCGGCCTGGTGGGACAGCCTGACCGAGGACGAGCAGCTGGCCGTGCTGGCGGCTCATCCGGAGGTCGTGGGGAGCGCCGACGGCATCCCCGCGACGGTGCGCGACCGCGCCAACCGCCTGCTGCTCGAGACCGACGTCGACGCGCTCGAGCTGCGCGAGGAGCGCGGGGAGATCCTCCCGCCGGCGGACAGTGACGCCCTCGCGAACGGCCGGGCGGCACGCGCGGCGCTCGCGCAGGGCGCCAAGGAGGTCGACCCGATCACGGGCGAGCCGCTCGTGCCCCTGCTGCACCTGTACGACGCGCGCGCGTTCGGGGGCGACGGCAAGGTCGCGATCGCGTTCGGCGACCCCGACACCGCCGACCACGTCTCCGTCATGGTGCCGGGGTACAGCAGCACGGGGACCTCGGCGGAGGGCAACGCCGAGGCGGCGTTCAACATCTACGAGTCGTCGCGATTCTCGGACCCGCGCTCGTCCGTCGCCTCCATCATGTGGATCGGCTACGACGCGCCCAGCGACTGGGACTCGGCGTCCGTGGCGGGGGAGGGACGCGCCATCGACGGCGGCGAGGCCCTCGCGCGCTACGTCGACGGCCTGCGTGCCTCGCGCGACGGCAGCCCCGCCCACCTGACGGTGGTCGGCCACTCCTACGGCTCGACGACGACGGGGCACGCCGCGAGCGACCACGGCCTCGCGGCCGACGACATCGTGCTGGTCGGCAGCCCGGGTGCGGGGGGCGGGGTGGACCACGCGTCCGACCTCGGGGTCGGCGCCGACCACGTCTGGGCCGGCAACAACAGCCGCGACCCCGTCGCGGGGCTCGCCGACAACGGCTGGCTGGGTGGCCACACGCTCTTCGGCGCCGGCCTGGGCAACGACGTCGGCGAGGACGACTTCGGGGCCAACAGGTTCGACGCGGAGTCCACCACCCGCGGCGAGGGGCTCGACCCGTTCGCCGACCACACGAAGTACTTCGACGAGGACACCGAGGCGCTGTTCAACATCGGCCAGATCGTCGTCGGCGACTACGACGAGGTCCTCGGGGCGGACCACAAGTACGACCCCTGGTACCGCGGCCCGGTCGACCCGGAGTACGACCGTGACCCGACGTCGCGGGGCGACCGCGCGGCGGAGTGGTGA
- a CDS encoding FAD-binding protein, whose translation MTDTDTPALTTWAGSHTFRGGPVVHPTTVEEVAAVVAAARNVRALGSRHSFHDLADGPGTLVALDRLDVPIELDPEAGTVTVGAGVRYGELARHLHAQGWALHTMASLPHIAVAGTVATATHGSGDRASNLSAAVRGLELVGADGQVRTLGADDPELPGSVVALGGLGVVTRVTLAVEPTFDVAQEVFVDLPWSVALDRFEDLMGSAWSVSLFTDWTGDTVGQVWRKHRVDAGVPAAGPELAGARPAGRPMHPVPGQDPVACTEQGGVPGPWHERLPHFRLEFTPSAGAELQSEWLVPREHAVAAIEALRGLRDLVHPLLFVSEIRSIAGDDLWLSTAHGGDRVALHFTWKPLRAEVDAALPAIEAALAPFDARPHWGKLFSGPGPDRTWQDLYPRWDDARALLGRRDPEGRFANDFLQRVGLRG comes from the coding sequence ATGACCGACACCGACACCCCGGCCCTCACCACCTGGGCCGGCAGCCACACGTTCCGCGGCGGACCCGTGGTGCACCCGACGACCGTCGAGGAGGTCGCCGCGGTCGTCGCCGCCGCCCGGAACGTGCGCGCCCTCGGCTCCCGGCACTCCTTCCACGACCTCGCGGACGGCCCCGGCACGCTGGTCGCGCTCGACCGGCTCGACGTGCCGATCGAGCTCGACCCGGAGGCGGGCACCGTCACGGTGGGCGCGGGCGTCCGCTACGGCGAGCTCGCGCGGCACCTGCACGCCCAGGGGTGGGCGCTGCACACCATGGCGTCGCTGCCGCACATCGCCGTCGCGGGCACGGTCGCCACCGCGACGCACGGGTCCGGTGACCGCGCGTCGAACCTGTCCGCGGCCGTGCGCGGGCTGGAGCTCGTCGGTGCCGACGGGCAGGTCCGCACGCTGGGCGCCGACGACCCCGAGCTCCCGGGGTCCGTGGTCGCGCTCGGCGGCCTCGGCGTCGTCACCCGCGTGACGCTCGCCGTGGAGCCGACGTTCGACGTCGCGCAGGAGGTGTTCGTCGACCTGCCGTGGTCGGTCGCGCTCGACCGGTTCGAGGACCTGATGGGCTCGGCGTGGTCGGTCAGCCTCTTCACCGACTGGACCGGCGACACCGTCGGTCAGGTGTGGCGCAAGCACCGCGTCGACGCGGGCGTCCCGGCGGCCGGCCCCGAGCTGGCCGGTGCCCGCCCCGCCGGGCGGCCGATGCACCCCGTGCCCGGCCAGGACCCGGTCGCGTGCACCGAGCAGGGCGGCGTCCCCGGCCCGTGGCACGAGCGCCTCCCCCACTTCCGCCTGGAGTTCACGCCCAGCGCGGGTGCCGAGCTGCAGTCGGAGTGGCTCGTCCCGCGCGAGCACGCCGTCGCGGCGATCGAGGCGCTGCGCGGCCTGCGCGACCTCGTCCACCCGCTGCTGTTCGTCAGCGAGATCCGGTCCATCGCCGGGGACGACCTGTGGCTGTCGACCGCGCACGGGGGCGACCGCGTCGCCCTGCACTTCACGTGGAAGCCGCTGCGGGCCGAGGTCGACGCCGCGCTGCCCGCGATCGAGGCGGCGCTCGCGCCGTTCGACGCGCGCCCGCACTGGGGCAAGCTCTTCTCCGGCCCGGGCCCGGACCGCACGTGGCAGGACCTGTACCCGCGGTGGGACGACGCCCGCGCGCTGCTCGGGCGCCGCGACCCGGAGGGGCGGTTCGCCAACGACTTCCTGCAGCGCGTGGGGCTGCGCGGCTGA
- a CDS encoding TetR-like C-terminal domain-containing protein — MPRAGLDRDAVTALALDVVDAGGPDGFRALTLAAVAARAGVAVPSLYKHVDGLPGVRREVTLRCVAELDAVVAAAADAASDADDDPRGRLRAVAHALRAWAHARPGRYQAVQDDWRGHPDAAALQAAAATLLGHLSALVAAVGVPPRRHVDAVRAVRAAVHGFVALELAGGFGLADDVDVSFDFLVDGLVGGLAATADPGVEPG, encoded by the coding sequence GTGCCGCGCGCCGGGCTGGACCGCGACGCCGTCACCGCGCTCGCGCTCGACGTGGTGGACGCCGGCGGGCCGGACGGCTTCCGCGCCCTGACGCTCGCGGCCGTCGCGGCGCGCGCCGGGGTCGCCGTGCCGAGCCTCTACAAGCACGTGGACGGCCTGCCGGGCGTGCGCCGCGAGGTCACGCTGCGCTGCGTCGCGGAGCTCGACGCTGTCGTCGCGGCGGCGGCGGACGCAGCCTCGGACGCGGACGACGACCCGCGCGGCCGCCTGCGGGCCGTCGCGCACGCGCTGCGCGCCTGGGCCCACGCCCGCCCCGGTCGCTACCAGGCGGTGCAGGACGACTGGCGCGGCCACCCCGACGCGGCCGCGCTGCAGGCCGCCGCGGCGACCCTGCTGGGCCACCTGTCGGCGCTGGTGGCCGCCGTCGGCGTGCCGCCGCGCCGGCACGTCGACGCCGTCCGCGCGGTGCGCGCCGCGGTGCACGGGTTCGTCGCGCTCGAGCTGGCCGGCGGGTTCGGCCTGGCGGACGACGTCGACGTCAGCTTCGACTTCCTCGTCGACGGACTGGTCGGCGGCCTGGCGGCGACCGCCGACCCGGGCGTCGAACCCGGCTGA
- a CDS encoding CPBP family glutamic-type intramembrane protease, with product MFAVHVRPLAYLPLVAGIALGWAADRVLGRDLLIIGAGMGIVSTIPLGADLSDLSMLRFTLALGLAVVIPYVLSRYVLGDDVIRFPWRTGRRWTRTQWAYLIGVQTAGYLLLPYYFLSSGAYQNWPTVIEGQDVARLFVGVNAVGTWDELFFVCTVFALLRRHFPLWAANVLQATVFVSFLWELGYREWGPLLTIPFALIQGFTFSLTKSLTYVLVVHLLFDAVVFMVLVHAHTPELFDIFVTAPARAG from the coding sequence ATGTTCGCGGTGCACGTCCGCCCGCTGGCGTACCTGCCGCTCGTCGCGGGCATCGCGCTCGGCTGGGCGGCGGACCGCGTGCTCGGCCGGGACCTGCTGATCATCGGCGCCGGCATGGGCATCGTCAGCACCATCCCGCTCGGCGCCGACCTGTCCGACCTGAGCATGCTGCGGTTCACGCTCGCCCTCGGCCTCGCCGTCGTCATCCCGTACGTGCTCTCGCGGTACGTGCTGGGCGACGACGTCATCCGGTTCCCGTGGCGCACGGGCCGCCGGTGGACGCGGACCCAGTGGGCGTACCTCATCGGCGTGCAGACGGCCGGCTACCTGCTGCTGCCGTACTACTTCCTGTCGTCCGGGGCCTACCAGAACTGGCCGACCGTGATCGAGGGGCAGGACGTCGCGCGGCTGTTCGTCGGGGTCAACGCCGTCGGCACGTGGGACGAGCTGTTCTTCGTCTGCACCGTGTTCGCGCTGCTGCGCCGGCACTTCCCGCTGTGGGCCGCGAACGTGCTGCAGGCCACCGTGTTCGTGTCGTTCCTGTGGGAGCTCGGCTACCGCGAGTGGGGGCCGCTGCTGACCATCCCGTTCGCGCTGATCCAGGGCTTCACGTTCTCCCTGACGAAGTCGCTGACGTACGTGCTGGTCGTCCACCTGCTGTTCGACGCCGTCGTGTTCATGGTGCTCGTGCACGCGCACACGCCCGAGCTGTTCGACATCTTCGTCACCGCCCCCGCGCGCGCCGGCTGA
- a CDS encoding DUF2776 family protein: MNPFISVLFRAIPLLMGAVCLAFGLYVLSSGDDAGHFVAGHVDVALTAICIALFTTAATIILQLVHRYGRVWEVALPALGYTVAVATAVWGVTVIGRGDEPQFVVAGHVLLGIGFVAACVSTVATASTKFVLIQASAARTPGSGPPDGAYSRTVAGVLVAVPALLALTGLTVAATLYARGGTHALVAGNVLTGLSVICSALVALVASIVRQVRNEFGDAERYRWTWWVAAMGTVNVLLGLGVLLGSDDPARLAPGCVLIGLGLICFSILSKVVLLALVWRRTFALANRIPLIPVGTALACLFFAAFLFVAATTQPGFFVPAHVLVGLGAVCFTLFSIVSILEAGTAKA; this comes from the coding sequence ATGAACCCGTTCATCAGTGTCCTGTTCCGCGCCATCCCGTTGCTGATGGGGGCGGTGTGCCTCGCGTTCGGGCTGTACGTGCTGTCGAGCGGGGACGACGCAGGGCACTTCGTCGCCGGCCACGTCGACGTCGCCCTCACGGCGATCTGCATCGCGCTGTTCACCACCGCGGCGACGATCATCCTCCAGCTCGTGCACCGGTACGGGCGCGTCTGGGAGGTCGCGCTGCCCGCCCTCGGGTACACGGTCGCCGTCGCGACGGCGGTCTGGGGCGTCACCGTGATCGGGCGCGGCGACGAGCCCCAGTTCGTCGTCGCCGGCCACGTCCTGCTCGGGATCGGGTTCGTCGCCGCGTGCGTGAGCACGGTGGCCACCGCCTCGACGAAGTTCGTGCTCATCCAGGCCAGCGCAGCGCGCACCCCGGGCAGCGGCCCACCGGACGGTGCGTACTCGCGCACGGTCGCCGGCGTGCTGGTCGCGGTCCCCGCTCTGCTCGCGCTGACCGGCCTGACGGTGGCGGCGACGCTGTACGCGCGCGGCGGGACGCACGCCCTCGTGGCGGGCAACGTGCTGACCGGGCTGTCCGTCATCTGCTCGGCGCTCGTGGCGCTCGTGGCGAGCATCGTCCGCCAGGTGCGCAACGAGTTCGGTGACGCCGAGCGCTACCGCTGGACGTGGTGGGTCGCGGCGATGGGCACCGTGAACGTGCTCCTCGGGCTCGGCGTGCTGCTGGGCTCGGACGACCCGGCGCGGCTCGCGCCCGGGTGCGTGCTCATCGGCCTCGGGCTGATCTGCTTCAGCATCCTGTCGAAGGTGGTGCTGCTGGCGCTGGTGTGGCGCCGGACCTTCGCGCTCGCGAACCGCATCCCGCTGATCCCCGTCGGCACCGCGCTGGCGTGCCTGTTCTTCGCGGCGTTCCTCTTCGTGGCGGCGACGACGCAGCCCGGGTTCTTCGTCCCGGCGCACGTGCTCGTCGGGCTCGGGGCCGTGTGCTTCACGCTGTTCTCGATCGTGTCCATCCTCGAGGCCGGCACCGCGAAGGCGTAG
- a CDS encoding FKBP-type peptidyl-prolyl cis-trans isomerase — MAAALPEVSGSYGSKPTLTFPDGAAPEELEVVVLSRGDGDLVEAGQDIEVHYLGQSWQGGVFDNSYDRGSSISFPIGVGAVIAGWDEGLVGQQVGSRVLLSIPSHLAYGDRGVPQAGIKGGDTLVFVVDIVGVS, encoded by the coding sequence ATGGCCGCAGCCCTGCCCGAGGTCTCGGGCTCCTACGGCAGCAAGCCCACGCTGACGTTCCCCGACGGCGCCGCCCCGGAGGAGCTCGAGGTCGTGGTGCTCAGCCGCGGCGACGGCGACCTCGTCGAGGCCGGCCAGGACATCGAGGTGCACTACCTCGGCCAGTCCTGGCAGGGCGGCGTCTTCGACAACTCGTACGACCGCGGGTCGTCGATCAGCTTCCCGATCGGCGTCGGCGCCGTCATCGCCGGCTGGGACGAGGGCCTCGTCGGCCAGCAGGTCGGCTCGCGCGTCCTGCTGTCCATCCCGTCGCACCTCGCCTACGGCGACCGCGGCGTGCCGCAGGCCGGCATCAAGGGCGGCGACACCCTGGTGTTCGTCGTCGACATCGTCGGCGTCAGCTGA
- a CDS encoding alpha/beta fold hydrolase produces MTPSPTVLHLPMPEGRVAYEVTGPHDGALVVLVPGMGDLRSSWRDVTAPLVAAGHRVAVTDVRGHGDSDATFTHHGVAATADDVSALLDALGADAARPAVLVGASFAAGAVARVAAREPARVRGLVLVAYASNDVAASRAVRTQVSVLLRRPWGPAAWAWFYRSLLHGRRAAWTGEHLRDLRAALRRPAYLEQLRALAVGLVAGGHETLLEQVTSPVLVVTGAQDPETSDAAAAHAAVLASARSAQVTGLLVPEAGHYPQHQRADVVAPAVLAHVAAVTTAAAAPEDA; encoded by the coding sequence ATGACACCTTCCCCGACCGTGCTCCACCTCCCGATGCCGGAGGGCCGCGTCGCGTACGAGGTCACCGGCCCCCACGACGGCGCGCTCGTCGTCCTCGTCCCCGGCATGGGCGACCTGCGCTCGTCCTGGCGCGACGTCACCGCCCCGCTCGTCGCCGCCGGGCACCGGGTCGCCGTCACCGACGTGCGCGGCCACGGCGACAGCGACGCCACGTTCACCCACCACGGCGTCGCCGCGACGGCCGACGACGTCAGCGCGCTGCTCGACGCGCTGGGGGCCGACGCGGCCCGGCCCGCGGTCCTGGTCGGCGCGTCGTTCGCGGCCGGCGCCGTGGCACGCGTCGCCGCCCGCGAGCCCGCCCGCGTCCGCGGCCTGGTGCTCGTGGCGTACGCGTCCAACGACGTCGCCGCCTCCCGCGCGGTCCGCACCCAGGTGTCGGTGCTGCTGCGCCGCCCGTGGGGCCCGGCCGCGTGGGCGTGGTTCTACCGCTCGCTGCTGCACGGGCGCCGGGCGGCGTGGACCGGTGAGCACCTGCGCGACCTGCGGGCGGCGCTGCGCCGGCCGGCGTACCTCGAGCAGCTGCGCGCGCTGGCGGTCGGGCTCGTCGCGGGCGGCCACGAGACGCTGCTCGAGCAGGTCACCTCCCCCGTCCTCGTCGTCACGGGCGCGCAGGACCCGGAGACGTCCGACGCGGCGGCCGCGCACGCCGCCGTGCTGGCGAGCGCCCGCTCGGCGCAGGTCACCGGGCTGCTGGTCCCCGAGGCCGGGCACTACCCGCAGCACCAGCGGGCCGACGTCGTGGCGCCCGCCGTCCTCGCGCACGTGGCGGCCGTGACCACCGCGGCAGCCGCACCCGAGGACGCCTGA
- a CDS encoding transglutaminase domain-containing protein, protein MGDVDPCGLDEWASHSPYSDPGAHADVLTALGTAPPDLHAAATGLIAHYRAEAETLDAPRMTTIDLRWLEAILGAGLALSPSPLAGRPHADRVAGCCRDHTLLVVGLLRQHGVAARSRIGFARYFAPGFAHDHVVVERWDGRRWVRSDPEVDAAFGAAPPAGAPFDPFDVPAGLDGPFPTAAELWTAHRRDGLDLTAYGVSPQMPDLCGPDFVRGYVLLELAHRRRDELLLWDVWGANDEATPPGEADALADEVADLLLRADAGDCDAEDELARRYASDPRLHPGRRVRTLSPLGREGWTDLRTRTTVWDG, encoded by the coding sequence GTGGGCGACGTGGACCCCTGCGGGCTCGACGAGTGGGCGAGCCACTCGCCCTACAGCGACCCCGGCGCGCACGCGGACGTGCTCACCGCCCTGGGGACCGCCCCGCCGGACCTGCACGCCGCCGCCACCGGCCTGATCGCGCACTACCGCGCGGAGGCCGAGACGCTGGACGCGCCGCGGATGACGACGATCGACCTGCGCTGGCTGGAGGCGATCCTCGGCGCCGGGCTGGCGCTCTCGCCGAGTCCGCTGGCCGGACGCCCCCACGCCGACCGCGTCGCCGGCTGCTGCCGCGACCACACGCTCCTCGTGGTGGGGCTGCTGCGTCAGCACGGCGTCGCGGCGCGCTCGCGCATCGGGTTCGCGCGGTACTTCGCGCCCGGCTTCGCGCACGACCACGTCGTCGTGGAGCGCTGGGACGGCCGCCGCTGGGTGCGCAGCGACCCGGAGGTCGACGCGGCGTTCGGCGCCGCCCCGCCGGCGGGGGCCCCGTTCGACCCGTTCGACGTGCCCGCCGGCCTCGACGGCCCGTTCCCCACCGCCGCCGAGCTCTGGACGGCGCACCGCCGCGACGGCCTCGACCTCACCGCGTACGGAGTGTCCCCGCAGATGCCGGACCTGTGCGGTCCCGACTTCGTGCGCGGGTACGTGCTGCTCGAGCTCGCGCACCGCCGCCGCGACGAGCTGCTGCTGTGGGACGTCTGGGGCGCGAACGACGAGGCGACCCCGCCCGGCGAGGCCGACGCGCTCGCCGACGAGGTCGCCGACCTGCTGCTGCGCGCCGACGCCGGCGACTGCGACGCCGAGGACGAGCTCGCCCGCCGGTACGCGAGCGACCCGCGCCTGCACCCGGGGCGGCGCGTGCGCACGCTGTCGCCGCTGGGCCGCGAGGGGTGGACGGACCTGCGCACGCGCACGACGGTCTGGGACGGCTGA